In Armatimonadota bacterium, the genomic stretch CGGTAACTGCTTTTGGATTTGATCCAGCGAAGGCAAAAGCCGAGCTTTCACTGTCTGAGTTTAAGTCGGGAGACAAGGTTCCGCCGATCGAGATCACGTTTCGGGCTGAGAACTCAGATGCCAAAGCAGTCGTTGAGGCGGTCGCCGGAGACTTAAGACGTAATCTTGGCGTGACCGTTCAGCCGCGGTCTCTCGAATGGGGGGCAATCCTAAAAGCTCGAAACCGAGGAGAGCTGCCTTGCGCGTTCCTCAGTTGGTATGGCGACTACATCGACCCGCAGAACTTCCTCTCCATGCTCTTGACCACCGATGCTTCGGCGAACTTTGACAAGTGGTCGAACCGGGAGTTTGATACTCTGTGCGCCACTGCGGATGTTGAGCCAGACGCTGAACGACGGGCTGAACTTTACGCCAAGGCAGAAGCAATTATTCTGACCGATGTTCCAAGGATTCCGCTTTATCATCAGATTGACGGCGTGCTTGTGAACCCTCGGGTTCAGGGGCTTCGATACAATCTATTGGGCTCTTTGCCTCACAACAAGGTGACCCTCAAGTGAGGGTCGTCGCGGTCTATCCAGGTACGTTTGACCCGCCGACGAAGGGTCACGCTGACATCATTGAGCGGGCATCGAAACTCTTTGACAATGTGATTGTGGCAATTGGCAAAAACTCGCACAAGGTGCCGTTGCTTACCGTGGACGAGCGTTTGGAGGCACTCACTGCTATCTCTCAGCCCTATAAAAATGTCTCCGTTGAGTCGTTCGATGGTTTGCTCGTCGAGTTTGCCAAGGCTAAGGGAGCGAAGTCGATTG encodes the following:
- the coaD gene encoding pantetheine-phosphate adenylyltransferase codes for the protein MRVVAVYPGTFDPPTKGHADIIERASKLFDNVIVAIGKNSHKVPLLTVDERLEALTAISQPYKNVSVESFDGLLVEFAKAKGAKSIVRGLRAVADFDYEFQIAMVNRKLEPEVDSVFLMTRWEYSFLSSSVVREVALLKGDVSTMVPDPVLTILSQAVERRLKG